In the genome of Populus nigra chromosome 9, ddPopNigr1.1, whole genome shotgun sequence, one region contains:
- the LOC133703707 gene encoding disease resistance protein RPV1-like: protein MAAGKYQESYSSRFSYCKYQVFLSFRGEDTRKNFTDHLYKALVDAGIHTFRDDDEIRRGKNIELELQEAIQQSKIAIIVFSKNYAWSRWCLDELVKIMECKRNGDCIVFPVFYHVDPSEVRNQTGSFAAAFVEHEKHYKEEMEWVNGWRIALKEVANLAGMDLGDGYEAQFVQSIVENVSKNLDPKIFHVPLHFIGRGPLVQYINSWLQDGTHGAAIALLYGIGGVGKTAIAKSVFNHNYYKFEGKSFLSNFRSKDIVCLQRQLLFDILNKTVEINDPDEGILKIKDALCCRRTLIVLDDVDKRDEFNKIIVMQNWLCKGSKIIVTTRNKGLFSANDIQWIRYKVELLDDEKSLELFSWNAFGQANPVDGFVEDSWRIVHYCNGLPLALGVIGSSLSGKGREIWESALKQMEMIPNFNVQKVLQISYDFLDGDYPKNLFLDVACFFNGMDVDDAVRILDGLDKGARFGIDNLNDRCLVEINSDQRLWMHQLVRDMGREIARQESPNCQRIWHHGDAFTVLEGTTDAEKLRGLTIDMHTLMEDHYAEVVCTDSMVCRKRRRLNFFQQWLSDFSDGGKLQTGQTSVFPILSTDAFRKMPNVKFLQLNYTNFHGSFEHFPKNLIWLCWHGLSWSSIPNHICLEKLVVLDLSRSCLVDAWKGKPFLPKLKILDFRHSRDLIRTPDFSGLRGLEKLILEDCIRLVQIHESIGDLQRLLILNLRNCTSLMELPKKMSRLNSLQELVLDGCSNLNSLNMELEHHQGRKLLQSEGIVASTSFISSLPLKLLFTSRFSTRKMLRFTLFSLPRFLESLDLSGTPIRFLPESIKDLGLLRHLYLRNCKMLQALPRFPSHLDSLDVSFCYSLPRYKNLSSWTERDGCAHLVEFQDGIKQELIQKFDSHVFRIMETISAQIQTSSFQITFMDGIFNVAVSLFDEDEMLRRFCAEEEEDKWLIQNEFVDNFSFKISSSPPAHRICGFNLFISCVTSAYRGFSNVYIEIRNNTSGQSLRRQVLVLDMRFDDEVRASQSLSHWKLGSDDPAFDSGDDVTISMVVTSASQIRTVGVQWLHGEEGKDEVINAHNSSDDDDDAAHAAKVEIASRIFRNYYCGFHGNRNYYCGFHGYHFKYSSRNFTYWNFAKNYFNRKGVLYL, encoded by the exons ATGGCTGCTGGGAAATATCAAGAATCCTACTCTTCACGGTTTTCTTATTGTAAATATCAAGTGTTCTTGAGTTTTAGAGGTGAAGACACCCGCAAGAACTTTACCGATCACCTCTACAAGGCCCTGGTTGATGCAGGGATTCACACATTTagagatgatgatgaaattcgGAGAGGAAAGAATATAGAGCTGGAGCTCCAGGAGGCAATACAACAATCAAAAATAGCGATAATCGTGTTCTCCAAAAACTATGCTTGGTCGAGATGGTGCCTCGATGAACTCGTAAAGATCATGGAATGTAAGAGGAATGGTGACTGCATAGTTTTCCCAGTATTCTATCATGTGGATCCATCTGAAGTCAGAAATCAAACTGGGAGCTTCGCTGCAGCATTTGTGGAACATGAAAAGCACTACAAGGAGGAGATGGAGTGGGTGAATGGGTGGAGGATTGCTTTGAAGGAAGTTGCAAATTTAGCTGGAATGGATTTAGGAGATGG GTACGAGGCACAGTTTGTCCAATCTATTGTGGAGAATGTCTCAAAGAATTTGGATCCAAAAATATTTCATGTCCCCCTTCATTTCATTGGAAGAGGTCCTCTGGTACAATATATCAACTCATGGTTGCAAGATGGAACCCATGGTGCTGCCATTGCTTTACTCTATGGAATTGGTGGAGTTGGAAAGACAGCCATAGCTAAGAGTGTTTTTAACCATAACTATTATAAATTTGAAGGAAAGAgctttctatcaaattttaggTCAAAGGATATAGTTTGCCTACAGAGGCAACTTCTTTTCGACATCCTAAACAAGACTGTTGAGATAAATGATCCTGATGAAGGAATTCTGAAGATTAAGGATGCATTATGTTGCAGAAGAACTCTTATTGTTCTAGATGATGTGGACAAAAGGGatgaattcaataaaatcattgtCATGCAAAATTGGCTTTGTAAAGGAAGTAAAATCATTGTAACAACCAGAAATAAGGGTCTGTTTTCAGCTAATGATATTCAGTGGATCCGGTACAAAGTTGAACTGCTAGATGATGAAAAATCACTTGAGCTTTTCAGTTGGAATGCCTTTGGACAAGCTAACCCTGTTGATGGTTTTGTGGAAGACTCTTGGAGAATAGTACATTATTGTAATGGACTTCCATTAGCTCTTGGAGTTATTGGCTCTTCATTGTccggaaaaggaagagaaatatGGGAAAGCGCATTAAAACAAATGGAAATGATTCCTAATTTTAATGTTCAAAAGGTTCTTCAAATAAGTTACGACTTTCTTGATGGTGATTATCCGAAGAACTTATTCCTTGATGTCGCATGTTTCTTCAATGGAATGGATGTGGATGATGCAGTTAGGATACTGGATGGGCTCGATAAAGGTGCAAGATTTGGGATTGACAATCTCAACGATAGATGTCTTGTTGAAATCAACAGTGATCAAAGGTTGTGGATGCATCAACTAGTAAGAGATATGGGTAGGGAAATTGCTCGTCAAGAATCACCCAATTGTCAAAGAATATGGCATCATGGGGATGCTTTTACAGTATTGGAAGGAACTACT GATGCTGAAAAATTGCGTGGCCTTACCATTGATATGCATACATTAATGGAAGATCATTATGCAGAAGTTGTCTGTACTGATTCAATGGTTTGTCGCAAGCGCCGCAGGCTTAACTTCTTTCAACAATGGCTTTCCGATTTTTCTGATGGGGGAAAATTACAAACTGGCCAAACAAGTGTGTTTCCCATCCTCAGCACGGATGCTTTTAGAAAGATGCCAAATGTAAAATTTCTCCAACTAAACTACACTAATTTTCATGGAAGTTTTGAGCACTTTCCCAAGAATTTGATATGGTTATGTTGGCATGGATTGTCTTGGAGCTCCATACCAAATCACATATGCTTGGAGAAGCTGGTGGTTCTTGATCTATCCAGAAGTTGTCTAGTTGATGCTTGGAAAGGCAAACCG TTTCTTCCAAAGTTGAAAATTCTTGATTTCCGTCACTCTCGTGATCTCATTAGAACCCCAGACTTCTCGGGTCTCCGAGGCCTTGAAAAGCTAATACTTGAAGACTGCATCCGTTTGGTTCAAATTCACGAATCTATTGGTGATTTACAAAGATTGTTGATCTTAAATCTAAGAAATTGTACAAGTCTTATGGAGCTTCCAAAAAAAATGAGTAGATTGAATTCACTTCAAGAGCTGGTTTTAGATGGTTGCTCAAATCTTAACAGCCTGAATATGGAGTTAGAGCATCATCAGGGGCGCAAGTTGCTTCAAAGTGAAGGAATTGTTGCAAGTACATCATTCATTTCATCTCTTCCATTGAAGCTATTGTTTACCTCTAGGTTTTCAACGCGGAAAATGTTGAGATTTACCTTGTTTTCACTGCCACGCTTCTTGGAGAGTCTAGATTTAAGTGGAACTCCAATTCGTTTTCTTCCAGAAAGCATCAAGGATCTTGGTCTACTCAGACATCTATATTTAAGAAATTGCAAAATGCTTCAGGCACTCCCAAGGTTTCCATCCCATTTGGATTCGTTAGATGTGTCTTTTTGCTATTCACTGCCAAGATATAAAAATCTAAGCAGTTGGACTGAAAGAGATGGTTGTGCTCACTTAGTCGAGTTCCAAGATGGGATAAAGCAAGAATTAATCCAAAAGTTTGACTCTCACGTGTTCAGAATAATGGAAACGATTAGTGCTCAAATACAGACATCGAGTTTTCAG ATAACATTTATGGATGGCATATTCAACGTTGCCGTATCTCTATTTGATGAAGATGAGATGTTAAGGAGGTTTTGTGCGGAGGAAGAAGAGGATAAATGGCTAATTCAGAATGAGTTTGTTGATaacttttcattcaaaatatcCTCATCACCTCCTGCGCACCGGATATGTGGCTTTAATCTGTTCATAAGTTGTGTGACGTCAGCATACCGTGGCTTTAGTAATGTTTATATTGAAATCAGAAACAATACCAGTGGCCAGTCCTTGCGTCGTCAAGTCCTTGTCTTAGATATGCGTTTCGATGATGAGGTTCGTGCAAGCCAATCGCTAAGCCACTGGAAATTAGGGAGCGATGATCCTGCATTTGATAGTGGTGATGACGTGACAATTTCAATGGTTGTCACGTCAGCTAGTCAAATAAGGACCGTTGGTGTACAATGGTTGCATGGAGAGGAAGGAAAGGATGAAGTTATCAATGCCCACAACAGtagcgatgatgatgatgatgcagcACACGCAGCCAAAGTAGAAATAGCTTCTcgtatttttagaaattattattgTGGTTTCCATGGTAATAGAAATTATTATTGTGGTTTCCATGGTTACCATTTTAAATACAGTTCTCGCAATTTCACTTATTGGAATTttgcaaaaaattatttcaaccgTAAGGGGGTTTTGTATCTCTAG